A single region of the Lactobacillus isalae genome encodes:
- a CDS encoding energy-coupling factor transporter ATPase gives MKDNIVTVKHLSFTYRDSKEPAVKDVSFTIPKGSWTTLVGHNGSGKSTIARLLNGILLPDDNTDTVINIDGITLTEKTMWDIRDRVGIVFQNPDNQFVGATVEDDVAFGLENRQVPRAQMQTIVHDVINEVDMLDFQKSEPQYLSGGQKQRVAIAGILAIGPKLIILDESTSMLDPAGKKKILTLIRKLQKEKDLTIFSITHDINEAVQADQILVLNHGKLLANGSPKDIFKDETLIKSAGLDLPLFYKVKNGLIKQGIDIPKEITNEEKLVKYLCQLNSKM, from the coding sequence AACAGTTAAGCATCTTTCTTTTACTTATAGAGATAGTAAAGAACCCGCTGTGAAGGATGTTAGCTTTACCATTCCTAAAGGCTCCTGGACGACGTTAGTAGGGCACAATGGAAGTGGAAAATCTACTATTGCACGTTTATTAAATGGAATTCTTTTGCCAGATGATAATACTGATACAGTAATTAACATTGATGGAATTACGCTGACGGAAAAAACGATGTGGGATATTAGAGATAGAGTTGGTATTGTATTTCAAAATCCTGATAATCAATTTGTTGGAGCGACTGTGGAAGATGATGTAGCTTTTGGATTAGAAAATAGGCAGGTTCCTAGAGCTCAGATGCAGACTATTGTTCATGATGTAATTAATGAAGTAGATATGCTAGATTTTCAAAAAAGTGAACCGCAGTATCTATCGGGTGGTCAAAAGCAGAGAGTTGCAATTGCTGGAATTTTGGCGATTGGACCAAAATTAATCATTTTAGATGAATCAACGAGTATGTTGGATCCCGCTGGTAAAAAGAAGATTCTGACTCTTATTCGAAAATTACAGAAAGAAAAGGATTTGACGATATTTTCGATTACTCATGATATTAATGAGGCTGTCCAAGCAGATCAAATTCTAGTTTTGAATCACGGAAAGTTACTTGCAAATGGCTCTCCAAAAGATATCTTTAAAGATGAAACTCTAATTAAAAGTGCAGGATTAGATCTTCCCTTATTCTATAAGGTAAAAAATGGGTTGATAAAGCAAGGAATAGATATCCCTAAAGAAATTACTAATGAGGAAAAGTTGGTGAAGTACTTGTGTCAATTGAATTCAAAAATGTAG
- a CDS encoding energy-coupling factor transporter ATPase, translated as MSIEFKNVDYIYAPGTPFQTQGLANVSFKIKQGSFVAIAGHTGSGKSTLMQHFDGLLLPSEGAITVAGEKINPNTSSKVLKEIRKKVGLVFQFPESQLFEETVIKDVMFGPLNFGFSEQKAREQAQEWIEKVGLPKEVMDKSPFELSGGQMRRVAIAGVMAYEPEILCLDEPAAGLDPEGQKQMFDIFKEYQEAGHTVILISHNMDDIGKYADDMLVLEHGHLIKHASPKEIFSDPEWVKKHYLDEPVTTKLARELQKGGFKFSKMPLTVDSLVNEIASELKSRGGNG; from the coding sequence GTGTCAATTGAATTCAAAAATGTAGATTATATTTATGCGCCTGGAACTCCTTTTCAAACTCAAGGTTTAGCCAATGTATCCTTTAAAATCAAACAAGGCTCATTTGTTGCAATTGCGGGTCATACTGGAAGTGGAAAATCGACTTTAATGCAGCATTTTGATGGTCTCCTACTTCCTAGCGAAGGCGCGATTACTGTTGCGGGGGAAAAGATAAACCCTAATACGTCAAGCAAAGTTCTAAAAGAGATTAGAAAAAAAGTAGGTTTAGTGTTTCAATTTCCAGAGAGTCAGCTTTTTGAAGAGACTGTTATTAAAGACGTTATGTTTGGTCCGCTTAATTTTGGCTTTTCAGAACAGAAAGCTCGAGAGCAAGCTCAAGAATGGATTGAAAAAGTTGGGCTTCCTAAAGAGGTCATGGATAAATCGCCATTTGAACTATCTGGAGGGCAAATGCGAAGAGTTGCGATTGCTGGTGTAATGGCTTATGAGCCGGAAATTTTATGCTTAGATGAACCTGCTGCGGGCCTAGATCCAGAAGGACAAAAGCAAATGTTCGATATATTTAAGGAATATCAAGAAGCAGGTCATACAGTCATTTTGATATCCCATAACATGGATGATATTGGAAAATATGCAGATGACATGTTGGTGCTTGAACATGGGCATTTAATAAAACATGCCAGTCCAAAAGAAATTTTTTCTGATCCGGAATGGGTAAAGAAGCATTACTTAGATGAGCCTGTTACTACTAAATTAGCTAGAGAATTACAGAAGGGTGGCTTTAAGTTCTCAAAAATGCCATTAACAGTTGATTCTTTAGTAAATGAAATAGCGAGTGAATTAAAATCGAGGGGAGGAAATGGATGA
- a CDS encoding energy-coupling factor transporter transmembrane component T family protein: protein MSKIIIGRYIPGDSIVYKMDPRGKIIATFLFIVIIFLANNWLSYLFLSAFTLLAVWATKLKPKVFWDGVKPLIWLILFTSVLQLFFTTGGKVYWHWGIFNISEYGIQNSIFIFIRFVMIILISTVLTLTTTSLEIADGMEWILKPLGYLKVPVAQIALVMSIALRFVPTLLDQAVKIMNAQRARGADFNSGGLIKRIHSIIPILIPLFISSLTIAIDLATAMEARGYREGAKRTRYRVLKWSKYDWINLGYFALLTLILLLTRTY from the coding sequence ATGAGCAAAATTATTATTGGGCGTTATATTCCAGGAGATTCTATTGTGTACAAAATGGATCCTCGTGGAAAAATAATCGCCACCTTTTTATTTATTGTTATTATCTTTTTAGCAAATAATTGGTTATCCTATCTCTTCTTATCTGCTTTTACTTTACTTGCTGTTTGGGCGACTAAGTTAAAGCCAAAAGTATTTTGGGATGGAGTAAAGCCTTTAATTTGGTTGATTCTTTTTACATCAGTTTTACAATTGTTTTTTACTACCGGTGGAAAAGTCTATTGGCATTGGGGAATTTTTAATATTAGTGAATACGGTATTCAAAATTCCATCTTTATTTTCATTCGTTTTGTAATGATTATTTTGATTTCCACTGTTCTCACTTTAACGACAACATCGCTAGAGATTGCAGACGGAATGGAATGGATTTTAAAGCCACTTGGTTACTTGAAGGTTCCTGTTGCTCAGATTGCTCTTGTAATGTCGATTGCACTTCGCTTTGTGCCTACTTTATTAGATCAAGCTGTTAAGATTATGAATGCTCAAAGAGCACGTGGTGCAGATTTTAATAGCGGGGGACTAATTAAAAGAATACATTCTATTATTCCAATTTTGATTCCTTTATTTATTAGTTCTTTGACAATTGCAATTGACTTGGCAACAGCAATGGAAGCTAGAGGTTATCGAGAAGGCGCAAAAAGAACGCGTTATCGCGTTTTGAAGTGGTCTAAGTATGATTGGATTAACTTGGGCTATTTTGCGCTCTTGACCCTGATTTTATTACTTACAAGGACATATTAA
- the truA gene encoding tRNA pseudouridine(38-40) synthase TruA: protein MTTRYKLTMAYDGHLFHGFQIQPNERTVQGVIEEALKKMTKGKRVVVHGSGRTDAGVHAKGQVIHFDYPGKEIPAKNMMLALNALMPIDTVFFDSEIVDADFHVQYSTKGKWYRYIVDQHRFTDPFNRFYTGHYPYPLDVDLMQKAANDLIGEHDFTSFAASGGQIVDKVRTIYYVNVAADPDKKEIIFDFIGNGFLYNMVRILVGTLLEIGNKKRPVNDIPRVLAAKDRQEVRTTAPASGLYLQHVFYEEVPKKYRLDLKKD, encoded by the coding sequence ATGACAACAAGATATAAGTTAACGATGGCATATGATGGTCATCTTTTTCATGGATTTCAGATTCAGCCGAATGAACGAACTGTACAGGGCGTGATTGAGGAAGCCTTAAAAAAGATGACGAAGGGAAAAAGGGTAGTAGTGCATGGATCGGGAAGAACTGATGCTGGTGTGCATGCTAAGGGACAAGTTATTCACTTTGATTATCCAGGAAAAGAAATTCCGGCCAAAAATATGATGCTTGCTTTAAACGCATTAATGCCAATTGATACGGTTTTCTTTGATAGTGAAATTGTAGACGCAGATTTTCATGTGCAGTATTCTACTAAGGGAAAATGGTACCGATATATAGTTGATCAGCATCGTTTTACTGATCCTTTTAATCGTTTTTATACTGGGCACTATCCATATCCTTTGGATGTTGATCTAATGCAAAAAGCAGCCAATGACTTAATTGGTGAACATGATTTTACAAGTTTTGCAGCAAGTGGTGGACAAATTGTTGATAAAGTTCGGACAATTTACTATGTAAATGTTGCTGCTGATCCAGATAAGAAAGAAATTATTTTTGATTTTATTGGAAATGGTTTTTTGTATAACATGGTTAGGATCTTAGTTGGTACTTTACTTGAGATCGGTAATAAAAAAAGGCCAGTTAATGATATACCTAGAGTTTTAGCAGCAAAAGATCGACAAGAAGTTCGAACAACAGCACCAGCCAGTGGATTATATTTGCAACATGTTTTTTATGAAGAAGTTCCTAAAAAATATCGATTAGACCTTAAAAAAGATTGA
- the rplM gene encoding 50S ribosomal protein L13, translating into MRTTPLAKTSDIKRKWYVIDATDVSLGRLSTAVASILRGKNKPQYTPNVDTGDYVIVVNAAKLKLTGKKATDKIYYHHSDYRGGLRATPAGELLAKNPVRLVELSVKGMLPKNTLGHQEFMKMHVYAGEDHEHAAQKPEKLDINELI; encoded by the coding sequence GTGCGTACTACCCCATTAGCTAAAACTAGTGATATTAAACGTAAGTGGTATGTTATCGATGCGACTGATGTTTCACTTGGTCGTTTATCAACTGCTGTAGCATCAATTTTAAGAGGTAAGAATAAGCCTCAATATACACCAAATGTAGATACTGGTGATTATGTTATTGTTGTTAACGCAGCTAAATTGAAGTTGACTGGTAAAAAGGCAACTGATAAGATCTATTACCACCACTCAGATTACCGTGGCGGTTTAAGAGCTACTCCTGCCGGTGAATTATTAGCTAAGAACCCAGTAAGATTAGTTGAATTATCTGTAAAGGGCATGTTGCCAAAGAATACTCTTGGTCACCAAGAATTCATGAAGATGCATGTTTACGCTGGTGAAGACCACGAACACGCAGCACAAAAGCCTGAAAAGTTAGACATCAACGAATTAATCTAG
- the rpsI gene encoding 30S ribosomal protein S9 gives MAQQAAYAGTGRRKDSVARVRLVPGNGQITINKEDVTKYIPYPNLVQDMKQPLTLTETEGQYNVEVNVNGGGFSGQAGAIRLGIARALLEVDPDFRGPLKKAGMLTRDPRMKERKKPGLKKARKASQFSKR, from the coding sequence ATGGCACAACAAGCAGCTTACGCTGGAACTGGTCGTCGTAAAGATTCTGTTGCCCGCGTACGTTTAGTACCAGGTAACGGTCAAATTACCATTAACAAAGAAGACGTAACTAAGTACATTCCATACCCTAACTTGGTTCAAGATATGAAGCAACCATTAACATTAACTGAAACTGAAGGTCAATACAACGTTGAAGTTAATGTTAACGGTGGTGGTTTCTCAGGACAAGCTGGTGCAATCCGTTTAGGTATTGCACGTGCACTTCTTGAAGTTGACCCAGATTTCCGTGGTCCTCTTAAGAAGGCTGGCATGTTAACTCGTGACCCAAGAATGAAGGAAAGAAAGAAGCCAGGTTTGAAGAAAGCCCGCAAAGCTTCACAATTCTCAAAACGTTAA
- a CDS encoding NmrA family NAD(P)-binding protein, with translation MKYLITGATGNLGEKVTRWLRTMTPENNIRVGIHNLKKANKFDDLEVEKVKLDYFDLNTLEKAVSGVDLVIYIPSITYDLQRRITEFENVLQTVKKAKSKLIFVSFFADQENNPFVMSPFYAYVPRRLASSGLEYSIVKNSLYADPLVPYLEELIKRKNIIYPVGAQPLSFITRNDSAHAISCLAMQPVMRDQGQTYLLSMDKNYNMVELSYIMSRITDHKIGYAPVTTNEFAKIYAQEGDGQELASMYAGGAKGLLSATSDDFHRLTGREPEEMEHFLRNGYQIARL, from the coding sequence ATGAAATATTTAATTACAGGAGCAACAGGTAACTTAGGAGAAAAAGTTACTCGTTGGCTTAGAACTATGACACCCGAAAATAATATTCGGGTTGGAATTCATAATTTAAAAAAAGCAAATAAATTTGATGACTTAGAGGTTGAAAAAGTAAAGCTAGATTATTTTGACTTAAATACACTCGAAAAAGCAGTTTCTGGCGTTGATTTGGTTATTTATATCCCTAGCATTACTTATGATTTACAGAGAAGAATCACAGAATTCGAAAATGTACTGCAAACCGTAAAAAAGGCAAAATCAAAGTTAATTTTTGTTAGCTTTTTTGCAGATCAAGAAAATAATCCCTTCGTAATGTCGCCATTTTATGCGTATGTTCCAAGAAGACTAGCTAGTTCAGGTCTTGAATATAGTATTGTAAAAAATAGTCTGTATGCTGATCCATTGGTACCATATCTTGAAGAATTAATTAAGCGGAAGAATATTATTTATCCTGTTGGTGCTCAACCGCTCTCTTTTATTACTCGGAATGATAGTGCCCATGCGATTTCATGTTTAGCTATGCAGCCTGTAATGAGAGACCAAGGCCAAACATATTTATTAAGTATGGATAAAAACTACAATATGGTTGAATTATCTTACATCATGTCTCGAATTACTGATCATAAAATTGGCTATGCTCCAGTTACAACTAATGAATTTGCCAAAATTTATGCTCAAGAAGGCGATGGACAAGAATTAGCATCAATGTATGCTGGCGGTGCAAAAGGTCTCTTAAGCGCAACATCAGACGATTTTCATCGCTTAACTGGACGTGAGCCAGAAGAGATGGAACATTTTTTGCGAAACGGTTACCAAATAGCTCGATTATAA
- a CDS encoding DJ-1 family glyoxalase III, with product MTKVAVVFADGCEEVEGLSVIDVLRRLNIDCDMVGLDKKEINGDHHILLTCDKVVDDSLLDYDLVAFPGGRTGALNLRNNKKLANLMIQRNKAGKWDAAMCAAPIALGHYGLLEGANYTCYPGFEKQIEEECPNGHFSTDITVVDKEHKIITSRGPATAWAYAYTIARTLGYDTSDLEKAMLYDYLAKNIDASL from the coding sequence ATGACAAAAGTAGCTGTTGTCTTTGCAGATGGTTGCGAAGAAGTTGAAGGCCTTAGTGTCATTGACGTTTTACGTCGCTTAAATATTGACTGCGACATGGTTGGTCTCGATAAAAAAGAAATTAATGGTGATCACCACATCTTACTTACTTGTGACAAAGTTGTGGATGATTCACTTCTTGATTATGATCTTGTTGCTTTCCCTGGCGGAAGAACCGGAGCTTTGAACTTAAGAAATAATAAAAAGCTTGCCAACTTAATGATTCAAAGAAATAAGGCTGGCAAGTGGGATGCCGCAATGTGTGCAGCTCCAATTGCTTTAGGACACTACGGTTTACTTGAAGGTGCTAACTATACTTGTTATCCAGGTTTTGAAAAACAAATCGAAGAAGAATGTCCAAACGGCCACTTCAGCACTGACATCACTGTTGTTGATAAAGAACACAAAATTATTACTAGCCGCGGTCCAGCTACTGCTTGGGCATATGCTTACACGATTGCCCGTACACTAGGTTATGATACTAGTGATCTAGAAAAAGCTATGCTTTATGATTACTTAGCTAAGAATATTGACGCTAGCCTTTAA
- a CDS encoding histidine phosphatase family protein yields MATEVYLVRHGETMFNQLNKVQGWADSPLTVKGINDLKVTASNLSQVHFDKMYSSDLKRAIDTVHLIADTNEVSEIGKIKKLPAFREVFFGTFEGDDIDKTWEKVAKAGGMKPTNDVVKIIQTLGIHDFREATKKADPRHLAEDAEALDNRMDQAVSQLAEETKGLGRVLIVSHGDFIKTLGIKYWDQTTHDHDIPFPDNGSVTRGIIDDNGKFKIINYGVKNTDIPNL; encoded by the coding sequence ATGGCTACTGAAGTTTATTTAGTAAGACATGGAGAAACGATGTTTAATCAGTTAAATAAAGTTCAAGGTTGGGCTGATTCTCCATTAACTGTAAAGGGAATTAACGATTTAAAGGTAACTGCATCTAATTTATCTCAGGTTCACTTTGATAAGATGTATAGTTCTGACTTGAAGAGAGCCATTGATACGGTTCACTTAATTGCAGATACAAATGAAGTTTCAGAAATTGGAAAAATAAAGAAACTTCCTGCCTTTCGTGAAGTATTTTTTGGAACTTTCGAAGGCGATGATATTGATAAAACTTGGGAAAAAGTTGCTAAAGCTGGCGGAATGAAGCCAACTAATGATGTAGTTAAAATTATTCAGACTTTAGGAATTCATGATTTTCGTGAAGCTACTAAGAAAGCCGATCCTCGTCACTTGGCTGAAGATGCAGAAGCCCTCGATAATCGAATGGATCAAGCGGTTAGCCAGCTAGCTGAAGAAACAAAAGGATTAGGAAGAGTTTTAATTGTATCCCACGGAGACTTTATTAAGACTTTGGGAATAAAATACTGGGATCAAACTACCCATGATCATGATATTCCTTTCCCGGATAATGGTAGTGTAACGCGTGGAATAATTGATGATAATGGAAAATTTAAAATAATTAATTATGGTGTAAAAAATACTGATATTCCAAATTTATAG
- a CDS encoding ArsR/SmtB family transcription factor translates to MTQLDTNLVNEAAKIYKVLSNSRRISILFFLRNSPKEVDVSTIATMLELAQPVVSKQLGILEKYNLVKHHKHGTHVFYFLNDPDVLSMIDAMIEHVEHTAKEHPTNLY, encoded by the coding sequence ATGACACAATTAGATACAAATCTAGTTAATGAAGCAGCTAAAATCTATAAAGTTTTAAGCAATAGCAGACGAATCTCAATTTTATTTTTTTTACGCAATTCTCCTAAAGAAGTCGATGTTTCCACAATTGCGACTATGCTTGAACTAGCACAACCCGTTGTTTCAAAACAACTTGGAATACTAGAAAAATATAATTTAGTTAAGCATCATAAACATGGAACCCATGTTTTTTATTTTTTAAATGACCCTGATGTTTTATCGATGATTGATGCCATGATTGAACACGTAGAACATACTGCTAAAGAGCATCCCACAAATTTATACTAA
- a CDS encoding cation diffusion facilitator family transporter, with protein MKDKSSLRYFWVTLLNIIITIAEFIGGAVSGSLALLSDAVHNLSDVGSIILAFVANLISKRKRNTSKTFGYDRAEILAAFTNGIILIVISIYLFIEGIQRFSHPEPIKGKIMLIVSLIGLAANLISMLVVMKEAKTSLNAKATFLNMLSDAITSVAVVIGAIVISIWKIYWVDPVLTIAASVFLLKEAYEVTIKAANILMETNPSIDLNKVNELVLSCPHVNNIHHVHVWQYSDNVTMLDAHINVDKNLDAVQLEKIYTEIAKKLKSLGINHVTLQAECTRGIDDKMIFADKED; from the coding sequence ATGAAAGATAAATCCTCATTACGTTATTTTTGGGTAACATTATTAAATATTATTATTACAATTGCTGAATTTATTGGTGGGGCTGTTTCTGGTTCCCTGGCTTTATTATCAGATGCTGTGCATAACTTAAGCGATGTTGGTTCGATTATTTTAGCTTTTGTAGCAAATTTGATTTCTAAAAGAAAGCGAAATACTAGCAAAACATTTGGCTATGATCGGGCGGAGATTTTAGCAGCTTTTACTAATGGGATTATTTTAATAGTAATTAGTATTTATTTGTTTATCGAAGGAATTCAACGATTTAGTCATCCAGAGCCAATTAAAGGAAAAATCATGCTAATTGTTTCTTTAATTGGTTTAGCTGCCAATCTAATCTCAATGCTAGTAGTTATGAAAGAAGCTAAGACGAGCCTTAATGCTAAAGCTACATTTTTAAATATGCTTTCAGATGCAATAACTAGTGTAGCAGTTGTAATTGGGGCAATTGTAATTTCAATTTGGAAAATTTACTGGGTCGATCCAGTCTTGACGATAGCAGCTTCCGTCTTTTTACTTAAAGAAGCCTATGAAGTTACTATTAAAGCAGCTAATATTTTAATGGAGACTAACCCTAGCATCGACTTAAATAAGGTCAACGAGTTAGTCTTATCTTGTCCACATGTGAATAACATTCACCATGTTCATGTTTGGCAATATTCAGATAATGTGACGATGTTAGACGCACATATTAATGTGGATAAGAATTTAGACGCAGTTCAGCTTGAAAAAATTTATACAGAAATTGCCAAAAAATTAAAATCTTTGGGAATTAATCATGTAACTTTGCAAGCTGAATGCACGCGTGGAATTGATGACAAGATGATTTTTGCGGATAAAGAAGATTAG
- a CDS encoding ADP-ribosyltransferase family protein has protein sequence MKFDTDDLKESLKNYQQKASDQFKDFAENDWPDIKDYMTEKSKEAGNYLKQNGGKIYQNSVKAFKKGVRDLDQWVNGTSVHKDDK, from the coding sequence ATGAAATTCGATACTGATGACTTAAAAGAAAGCCTAAAAAATTATCAACAAAAAGCAAGTGATCAATTTAAAGATTTTGCTGAAAATGATTGGCCAGATATTAAAGATTATATGACTGAGAAGAGTAAAGAAGCTGGCAATTATTTGAAACAAAACGGTGGAAAAATTTATCAAAATTCAGTAAAAGCCTTTAAAAAGGGCGTTCGCGATCTGGATCAATGGGTAAATGGAACTAGCGTACATAAGGACGATAAATAA
- a CDS encoding 2,3-bisphosphoglycerate-dependent phosphoglycerate mutase: MVKLVLVRHGESIANRDNVYTGWNDVPLSKKGIEQAKYAGLKVAKIPDFVPTHIHTSVLSRAIMTANIIADVCSFLYLPITKTWRLNERHYGALRGINKDVSKKIFGKEQVLKWRRGFDSVPPLLTQPVQDRRYQKYDMRLMPQGESLHQTQERLMPYFWDHIAPELMAGHDQLIVAHGSSLRALIKKIENISNKDIVKVEVPNAEPIVYTFDTDLHIIKKEILH; this comes from the coding sequence TTGGTTAAGTTGGTTTTAGTTCGGCACGGCGAAAGTATAGCAAATCGGGACAATGTTTATACTGGCTGGAATGACGTGCCATTGAGCAAAAAAGGAATTGAACAGGCTAAATATGCTGGGCTCAAAGTAGCAAAAATCCCTGACTTTGTTCCAACTCATATTCATACTTCCGTTTTGTCGCGTGCAATTATGACTGCCAATATAATTGCGGATGTTTGTAGTTTTCTCTATTTACCAATTACCAAAACTTGGCGCTTAAATGAAAGGCACTATGGAGCTTTAAGAGGAATTAATAAAGATGTTTCAAAAAAGATCTTTGGTAAAGAACAAGTATTAAAGTGGAGACGTGGCTTTGACAGTGTGCCACCACTTTTAACTCAGCCGGTTCAAGATCGAAGATATCAAAAATATGATATGCGTCTAATGCCGCAAGGTGAAAGTTTGCATCAAACTCAAGAACGATTAATGCCATATTTTTGGGACCATATTGCACCTGAATTAATGGCTGGTCATGATCAATTGATTGTAGCGCATGGTTCAAGCTTGCGTGCTCTTATCAAGAAAATCGAAAATATTAGTAATAAAGATATTGTAAAAGTTGAAGTTCCAAATGCGGAACCAATCGTTTATACTTTTGATACTGATTTGCATATTATTAAAAAAGAAATTTTACACTAA
- a CDS encoding AAA family ATPase — translation MRKIFLLRGAPGSGKSSFIARHHLQPYAISRDEIRLLLADLTVYYEESTDHLHQVIPRHVTVRTEQMVDNLVQHKMAYGETIIVDGTHITPDKIEHFRPWVEKYRYELFVVDLMQNNSLESLLRRNQTRMHYDWVKPDVIKMMYEQYEANPEVPSWAYSILPNGMERALSQREKNLDHYSHVVCVPDKVKPEDFPHVHISNFYFSFNDEFTKKYGTYRNVITLGKTRDEIIEQFRLPYFVFKFHHKHFLISAYPIRNEMLDPIRKVKGVWSYSTGLYNVADFVKEFPENEHQHVHQFNLSKIDPTRLLHIW, via the coding sequence ATGCGTAAAATATTTTTATTAAGAGGAGCACCAGGATCAGGCAAATCTTCCTTCATTGCTCGTCACCACTTGCAGCCTTACGCTATTTCTCGTGATGAAATTAGGCTGCTACTAGCGGATTTGACAGTTTATTATGAGGAAAGTACAGATCATTTGCACCAAGTTATTCCTCGCCACGTAACTGTACGTACAGAGCAGATGGTTGATAATTTAGTACAGCATAAAATGGCCTATGGTGAAACGATTATTGTCGATGGTACTCATATCACACCTGATAAAATTGAACACTTCCGTCCTTGGGTCGAAAAATACCGCTATGAACTATTTGTAGTTGATTTAATGCAAAATAATAGCTTGGAAAGCTTACTACGCAGAAATCAAACTAGAATGCACTATGATTGGGTTAAACCTGATGTAATAAAGATGATGTATGAGCAATATGAAGCTAATCCAGAAGTACCATCTTGGGCGTATTCAATATTACCTAATGGAATGGAAAGAGCTTTAAGCCAAAGAGAAAAGAATCTAGATCATTATTCACATGTGGTTTGTGTGCCAGATAAGGTTAAGCCAGAAGATTTTCCACATGTTCATATTTCTAATTTCTATTTTTCTTTTAATGATGAATTTACTAAAAAGTATGGAACTTATCGAAACGTAATTACTCTAGGTAAGACTAGGGATGAAATCATTGAACAATTTAGACTCCCATACTTTGTATTTAAATTCCACCACAAGCATTTCTTAATTTCTGCTTATCCAATTAGAAATGAAATGCTAGATCCTATTCGAAAAGTAAAAGGAGTTTGGTCTTACTCAACTGGATTATATAATGTAGCTGATTTTGTAAAGGAATTTCCAGAGAATGAACATCAGCATGTTCATCAATTTAATTTAAGTAAGATTGATCCCACACGTTTGTTACATATTTGGTAG